The DNA region GAGCTGTGCGTCGGAGGGCTGTGCGCTTGTGAGCTGCCTGCGGACGGGCTGGGCGCCCGGTGGCCGCGACGGCCGGGGCCGGGGCGCGGCCGCGTCGCCGGGCGCGCGGGGGTCCGGTAACGGCGGGGTGCCGGGGAGGCGGACCGTACCGGCCGCCAGGCCCGCGCGGAGCCGCCGCACGGCCGGCGCCGACGAGGTCGGCAGCAGGTCGTACGGGTCCTCCGGGCCGGCCACGCTGACCAGCACCGACTCGGCGAACCGGTACGGCCGGTGGGCCAGCAGCCCGCCCAGGTAGCGGCGGAGCCGGGACAGCTCGGCGCGGACCGTCACCGTCCGGGCCGGGTCGCCGAACAGCGCGTCGGCCAGCTGCGCCGCGCTGTGGCCGTTCCGCTCGGTGGCCAGCAGGAGGAGCAGTTCGGCGTGGCGCGGGCTGAGGGCGTGGGACCAGCTGCCGGCCGCGCCGTGCACCGAGAGCTCGGCGCGGTCGGGCCGGCGCAGGTCCAGCCGGAGCCGGGCGCCCTCGGCCTGCTCGGCGAGCAGCTCCTGGTCCGGGGCTCCCGCCGGACCGCCGGCCGTCGTCGGGGCGTCGTCCTGGGGCCGGACCGGGCGGACCAGCCAGCCGTCGGCCAGGGGTTCGATGACGCACTCGCCCAGGCTCGGCAGCCAGTGCACGGTCGCCGAGCCCCAGCCGCCGGCCGGCAGCCGCAGCCGGGGCGGCGGGGGGAAGCCCGCCGCGGCGGCGGTCCAGCCGGCCGCGTCCACGACCAGTGCCGGACCGTTCACCCGGGCGAGCAGCGGCGCGGCCAGGGTGCGGAGGTGGTGCAGCGACTCCAGGCGGCGGGCGCGGAGCTCGGTCTCGGCGAGCTTGGCGGCGGTGGCGGTCAGTTGCAGCAGGTACGGGCGGATGGTGTGGGCCGGGCCGCTGAGGTTGATCGCGCCGATCAGCCGCCCGGTGCCCGGGTCGTGGACGGGCGCCGCGACGCAGGTCCACGAGTGGTGGCTGCGCAGGTAGTGCTCGGCGGAGTGGACGTGCATCGGGCGCTGCGCGCGCAGCGCGGCGGCGATGCCGTTGGTGCCGACGCTCTCCTCGACCCAGCGGGCGCCGGTGAGGAAGCCGATCCGGTCGGCGCTGCGGCGCAGACCGCGTTCGCCCTCCTGCCAGAGGATGTGGCCGTCGGCGTCGGCGATGGCCAGGATCAGCGGGGCCTGGCCGACCGGTTCGAGCAGGGTGTCGCGGAGGACGGGGAGTACCGGGTCGAGGCCGGAGGTGCGGCGGCGGTGTTCGATCTCGGCCGGGCCGAGGTGGACGGCGGCGGCGCCGGCGTCCGGGTCGAGGCCGAGGCGGCGCAGGCGTGCCCAGGAGTCGCCGATCTCGGGGCGGGGCTGGAGGAGGGTCTGTTCGTCGTCGGGGGCGGTGGCGTCCCGGGCGGCGCTGCGGGCGGCGGCCTCGGCGAGGGCGCGCTCGTGGACCTTGGCCAGTTCCGCCGCGGTCTGCGGAGTTCGACGTTCGGGTCGTCGGGTCTGCCGTCCGGTCTGCCGCACTCCGTTTGCTCCTCGCCGCCGTTCGAGGGCGCGCCGGGGTCGACGCGCTGACGAAAGAGTACGGGCGCTACCGGTTCCTGGGGATGGGGTCTGCCAAGTCGGAATACCACAGGGTATGAGAGTGGACATGCCAATCGGTTATGGCCATCCGGCGTCGGGTCCCGTGGGGCCGTAGGGGCGGGTGGTGCTCGATGGGTGGTATGCGGTGGGTGGTTCGGAGCAGGAAGTCGGACGGGTCGACTTCCTGCTTTGGCGTGCCGGGGCGGCGGCCGGCCCCGGGAGGCTGCTGGGCTGGTTCGAGGTCGGCGTGAGGCCTGTGGGGAGGCGGGGTGGGGGCAGGGGCGGGGGTAGAGGTGGGGGAATTTTTATGTAGACCGGTTGGCATATTTTGCCGACTTTGCGGTGGGGGGCGGGTGCTTATGTAGACCGGTCGGTAGATTTTTTATCAGTGGACCGGTCTGCATATTTTCCCCGGGCAGGCGGCCGACAGGGGTGGGGATGGGGCGGGGAGGCGCCTCCGGGTGGGGAGGTGCGGGGGTGGGCTGCAACGGCGGCGGGCCGTCCGGTGGGGGCGGTCGTGCGAGGTGCGCGTCGGGCGCACGGGGGCGTGCCGGGGGCGCGTGTCCGCATGCTGGGCACGGGGTGTCCAGGGCCTCGTGGTGACGGTCGTGGGCGGTCCCGCCCGCGGGCGGTGCGCGCGGCGGGCGGCCCTCCTCGGGGAGGGACGGGGCTCCGGAGCACCCGCGCCCCGGTATCGAACGTTATCCGCTGTTCATCGCCGGTCTGGTAGTAGTTGTCTCCATGCTCCCGTTTGTTCTCGAAGTGTTCCGCTCCGGGCGGGCCCGCGGTCGCCGGGGTGACCGCCGGTGACCCTCATCGTTGCGGCGGCGGCCCCGGTGGCGGCGGCTCCGGCGTCGGTCGCCCCGGGACCGGTCGCCCCCGCGGTGACCGGTGCCGCGCAGCTGCCCCCGGTCCACCCGCTGGCCGCCTACGACGGCAGCGGCGTCGACGGCGGCCTCTACACCCGGGTGGTCGGCTGGGCCGACGCCGCGCCGCACTGGCTGGACCGGCTGGTCGCGCTCTGGTCCGCCGTCGGCCTGGCGCTCTTCGCGCTGCTCATGCTCGCCGCCTGGTGGCGCGCGCGGGGCGCGGCCCCGGCGGTGATAGCGCAGGTGCTCGCCTCACCGCTGGTCGTGGTCGTCGCGTACGCCGTGAACTCGGCGCTGAAGGGTGTGGTGGAGGAGGTCAGGCCGTGCGCCCAGCTCGGGGTGCGCGACACCCTGGAGGCTTGCCCCGGACCGGGCGACTGGTCGTTCCCGAGCAACCACACGGTGGCCGCGTTCGCGGCCGCCGCCGCGCTCTGGTTCGCCGACCGGCGGATCGGGGTGGTCGCCGGGTTCGCCGCCGTGCTGATGGGCGCCTCCCGGGTCTGGGTCGGCGTCCACTACCCGCACGACGTCCTGGCGGGCGCCGTGGTCGGCGTGCTGGTGGCGGTTCCGCTCGCGCTGGCGGCCGGCCGGGCGGGTCCGCTGGTCGGCCGGGCGCGCAGCGGTCCGCTGCGCCCGTTCCTCGGCGCCGGTCTCGTGCCGGCGGGGGGCGGCCGCCCGCCCACGGTGGTGCGGCGGGGCTGAGCGGGCCGGGTGCCGCCCGGCCCTTGTGTGGCCGGGGTGGCGGGGAGAGCATGTGAGCCGGGCGTGGGGCCCCTGTGGACGGGGCGCCCGCCCGGCTCAGTCGTGCCAGGGCGCCCGAGGGCGCCGGGCGTGTCATGGAGGGAAGTGCTGCCCATGCCGTACCGACTCGACATCACCCAGGGGGACTGGCCGGCCGAGGAGCTCGGCAAGGGGGTCGAAGGGCTGCTGGCCGAGGCGATGGTGCTCACGCTCGCGACCGCCGGTCACGAGCACGGTCCGCACGCCAACCTCGCCTTCTTCGCCTACGACGACGACCTCGTCCTCTACTTCGTCAGCGAGCGCGCCACCCGGCACAGCCACCACCTGGCGGAGGAGGCCCGGGCGGCGGCGACCGTCTTCCTGCCGCCGCCGGTCTTCGGCGAGCAGCTGCGCGGCCTCCAGCTGACGGGCAGTGCGGGCGAGGCGTGGGGGCGGCAGGCGGAGGCGGCGCTGGTCGCCTACCAGGGGCGGTATCCGTCGTTCGCGCAGGACGCGGAGGTCCGGCGGCAGTTCCTGACGGGGGGCGGTGCGGCGGCGCTGTACCGGTTCCAGGTGGAGGAGCTGACGGCGGTGGACGAGCCGAAGTTCGGCAGGCGGCACTACCTGCGGGCGACGGTGCGGCGGTAGCGGTGCGGCGGTAGCGGTCCGCCCGGTGCGGGTTCCCCTCCGGTCCGGGGTCCTGCGGGGGTGCGGCCCTCCCGGGGAGGGCCCTCCCCGGGGGCGGGTGGCGGGGGCCGAGCGGCCGGAGCGGGCTCCCGTCGGTCGGGCTTCCGCACCCCGCCCCAGGTTGGCTGTACAACTTTTCGGTCGGTTCATCTGTGGTCCGCCGCTCGGACGCCCCTCGGTCACCTGGCGGCACCACCCTGGCCGCATGAGAGTCATCGTCGTAGGAGCAGGCGTGCTCGGCACCATGCACGCCTGGCACGCCGTGGAACGCGGTCACGAGGTCGTCCACCTGGAGCGCGAGGCCGAGGCGCGCGGCGCCTCGGTGCGCAACTTCGGCCTGGTCTGGGTCAGCGGCCGGGCACAGGGGGAGGAGCTGGACACCGCACTGCGTGCCCGCGAGCTCTGGGAGCGGATCGGCGCCCGGGTGCCCGACCTCGGCTTCCGGGCCAACGGCTCGCTCACCGCGATCCGCACCGAAGCCGAACTGGCCGTCGCCGAGCAGGCGTTGACCCTTCCGGACGCGGCCGCGCGCGGCTACCGGCTGCTCGACCCGGAGCAGACCCGGGCCGCCAACCCGGCGGTGCGCGGCAAGCTGCTCGGCGCCCTGTGGTGCGAGCGGGACGCCGCCGTCGAGCCGCGCACCGCCCAGCCCGCCCTGCGCGCCGCCCTGCTGGCCACCGGCCGGTACACCTTCCTGCCCGGGCGCGAGGTCCGCGACGTCATCGGCGAGAACGCCGTCCGCGACGACCACGGCGACGTCCACACCGGCGACCTCGTCGTCCTCTGCACCGGCGCCTGGCTGGGCGGTCTGGTCCGCGAGCTCGCCCCCGAACTGCCCGTCCGCAAGGTGCGGTTGCAGATGATGCAGACCGACCCGCTGGGTGAGCCGCTCACCACCTCGGTCGCCGACGGCGACTCCTTCCGCTACTACCCCGCCTTCGCCGGCAGCGCGCTGGAGCGGCTCAAGGCCGCCCAGCCGCAGCCGCCGGTCGCCGCCGAGCACAAGATGCAGCTGCTGATGGTCCAGCGCCGGGACGGCGGCCTCACCAT from Kitasatospora sp. NBC_00458 includes:
- a CDS encoding GAF domain-containing protein, which translates into the protein MRQTGRQTRRPERRTPQTAAELAKVHERALAEAAARSAARDATAPDDEQTLLQPRPEIGDSWARLRRLGLDPDAGAAAVHLGPAEIEHRRRTSGLDPVLPVLRDTLLEPVGQAPLILAIADADGHILWQEGERGLRRSADRIGFLTGARWVEESVGTNGIAAALRAQRPMHVHSAEHYLRSHHSWTCVAAPVHDPGTGRLIGAINLSGPAHTIRPYLLQLTATAAKLAETELRARRLESLHHLRTLAAPLLARVNGPALVVDAAGWTAAAAGFPPPPRLRLPAGGWGSATVHWLPSLGECVIEPLADGWLVRPVRPQDDAPTTAGGPAGAPDQELLAEQAEGARLRLDLRRPDRAELSVHGAAGSWSHALSPRHAELLLLLATERNGHSAAQLADALFGDPARTVTVRAELSRLRRYLGGLLAHRPYRFAESVLVSVAGPEDPYDLLPTSSAPAVRRLRAGLAAGTVRLPGTPPLPDPRAPGDAAAPRPRPSRPPGAQPVRRQLTSAQPSDAQLPGPQPGSTPPASAPPASAPPASAPHPDPRLPGAPREAVHPTGARPGSTPPADTQSAAVPPPHDRPVPHGLPTHALPTHGLPTHDLPAHGLPTHGPLTHGLPAHDLSTGDQPTSGRPTNDPPAALRPEGPRPQPQAQPPGPRPARPQPPVSNSDSWASVGP
- a CDS encoding phosphatase PAP2 family protein; protein product: MPPVHPLAAYDGSGVDGGLYTRVVGWADAAPHWLDRLVALWSAVGLALFALLMLAAWWRARGAAPAVIAQVLASPLVVVVAYAVNSALKGVVEEVRPCAQLGVRDTLEACPGPGDWSFPSNHTVAAFAAAAALWFADRRIGVVAGFAAVLMGASRVWVGVHYPHDVLAGAVVGVLVAVPLALAAGRAGPLVGRARSGPLRPFLGAGLVPAGGGRPPTVVRRG
- a CDS encoding pyridoxamine 5'-phosphate oxidase family protein, whose translation is MPYRLDITQGDWPAEELGKGVEGLLAEAMVLTLATAGHEHGPHANLAFFAYDDDLVLYFVSERATRHSHHLAEEARAAATVFLPPPVFGEQLRGLQLTGSAGEAWGRQAEAALVAYQGRYPSFAQDAEVRRQFLTGGGAAALYRFQVEELTAVDEPKFGRRHYLRATVRR
- a CDS encoding TIGR03364 family FAD-dependent oxidoreductase; protein product: MRVIVVGAGVLGTMHAWHAVERGHEVVHLEREAEARGASVRNFGLVWVSGRAQGEELDTALRARELWERIGARVPDLGFRANGSLTAIRTEAELAVAEQALTLPDAAARGYRLLDPEQTRAANPAVRGKLLGALWCERDAAVEPRTAQPALRAALLATGRYTFLPGREVRDVIGENAVRDDHGDVHTGDLVVLCTGAWLGGLVRELAPELPVRKVRLQMMQTDPLGEPLTTSVADGDSFRYYPAFAGSALERLKAAQPQPPVAAEHKMQLLMVQRRDGGLTIGDTHEYDQPFGFDVVEDPYDHLVGVAEELLGRPLPRVRRRWAGVYAQCVDTTRVVHRERVRDGVWLVTGPGGRGMTCSPAIAETTAELANL